Below is a genomic region from Trichoderma asperellum chromosome 2, complete sequence.
AGGAGCTACCATACCATGCAATGGAGATTATGGATACAGACTCGAGTTGACgataaagagaaagaaacaaaacaaatcatgacacaaaaaaaaaaaaaaaggcaaagccaaaaaggaaaaaagaaaaaaaattcaagagCTCTCCAGAGGGCATTCATGGCTATTAGACAGCGagcttgctttattatacaCGACGACGAATGATGTAACGAGAATATTAGAGAGGCACGTCGAAGCCTCAAGCGAAGTTCCCATGGGACGCTGATATTTACTTATACGGCACGGTGAATATACAAGATAAATTATTTGGATATTCCCAACCAGGCGAGGTATTAGCCTCATagcaaagaaagcaaagTCTAAGGCGAAGGCATTCCAAGTTGCTCGCCACTGCGTCAATTATTTTTACGTTTCAGCATGTATCGAAATGGCTTTCCTTCTTCGATACCTTTATAGATAGATCACTGCGCTTGCATCATGTTTGTTatcgattttcttttttatttcagATTATCGGGAAGACGGAGGTAGACTTGCTTGATATCttgatatttatatatagctgaTATCTGAGAGATGCTTGATAGACAATAGATGGACATTCCTACTGCTTAAATTTGCCTTCCATAAAGTAGGTACCTTAGTACTTAGAAGTCGCCGCACATGTAGATTCCTCTTCTATCTTGGAGCGGGACACAGCAGATAAGCCCCGCTGTGGACCGCTGTTTGACGCTCCAAGCTGCCACAGATCTTGGTGGGGTGGGCGCCAATACCGCTACCACTTTGTTGTGACTACCTTAGTACCTTAAGCTACTGTTATCAATCTCGTATCATCGAAAAACATCCCGCGATAAACGGCCCTTACCACCTGGGTATAAGCattctttggcttctttgtgTCTCACAATTTTCTATCTAGTCCTTGCTGCAACCTGATAACATCTACATCCGCCTTTTCATTGCCCTAGCTCCGCCAAACGCGTCGACCGCGGCCAACAGAAGCCATGGACTCAACTCTGATGTCAGTTCATCTCGAGCAAATACAAAGCTCTTGCCAGGGAATTGACTCTCTTCCGTAAGACAATGTCATATGTGAAAGGTAGAATAGCATTTTCTTACTAGACCTACAGCTTCCCGCCTGCGAAAATATTCGCCAATGCAATGCTCTCCAACAACGACATCACATCCTTAATCCGAGACACCGAGGCTCACGAACGCGCTCTTTTCTCTGTCCCCCCTCCACCTCCAGCCGCTGCCACGGCGTCAAAGTTCTCAAAAgcagccgaagccgaagccgaagccaAACCCAAGAACCGCCGGCAAACAGTCTTCAACGTCGCCTCGGGCGAAGTAACGACGGGCCCGCCGACACGAAGGGCGCCCCATCGCCGTACAGCGGTGGCGGCAGTCCTGGGCGGCGAGATGCACGAACAGCTGCGGAGGGGAGAAACAGATCGCAAGGGCGACTTGGACGTGGAAGTGCTCTTGCGCGGTGCCGAGAAGCTCTGTGGAGTGTATGAATTGCCGGGAGCTCGCGAGCGCATTGTGGCGTTACGGTCCAGATACCGAAATGGGAAGAATACAATGGCTTATTACGAGGCAAAGGTGGCTGAACAGGCTGAGCAGCTGGCCAGCATGAATAAGGACTGGATGGACCAGGAccaggacaaggacaaggaagcGGATGAGCCTCAGCAGAGCGGCAGTGATGGGTGGACTGAAGAAGATttgaggagagaggaagaggaggcgaagcagatggagacgaagaagagggagttACAGGCTAGGCTAAAGTCCATGGAGAGAGATATTGGAGGGCTAAGAAACATGTAAGGCTATGGAATTAGGAGACCAAAAACTATGATACCCCCAAATATACGCGATAGAGTGCTTGCCTCTACATAGAATTGTACTACACCGGCTAGCACAGCACGCCGAAATTGCAATGATGGAGGGTTAGAGGGGtgatgaaaaggaaagaggagCTTTTATCCATATAATGCAGACTTGGCCCATTTTGATGGCTTATATTATCCTAGCTATTTTATATGACAACATCGCCAACCCGCTGAATAGCAGTGGCAAACACAATCTATAATTATCTATTCAACTTACACCTGCACTTGAATCTCACccttgtccttctcctcctttgccttgtAAAGCTGCTCAAACATGTCCGTCACATCATCCGCGCCCTCAATCACAAACTTGTCATCTATCAAGATCCTCGGCACACCCTTCATCCCCAACTTCTCAATCTCGTCCACTTCCTGATCAACATCCTCGCCTCCAGATCCATCCTCAAGCCACTTCCTCGCCACGCCCCCCTCAATACCAGCCTTCTCCCCCGCAGCGACCAAGTCATCATAGCTCGTGATATCGCCGCCCTCCTCGAAAAACATCTTCATCACGGCCACCTGCACCCTATCTTCCAGCTCAAACCCGCCCAACTTTCTGCCTAGATGCGACATCCTATGAGAATCCCTCGTATTGCCAATGCGGCCGCTGAATGTGAACCCGAAGCCTTCCTGGTCGCCCATCTGCGCCATCCGCGCGCGCTTGGAAGCCAGACGGTCGGCGCCAAAGCGCTCTACGGCGATGTCCTGCACCCTGGTGGATTGGCCCTGCGGTATGGACCTGTCTAGCTGGAAGGCGTGCCAGCGGATGGTGAATGTGGACGACGATGCGCCGGGGACGGTTTTCTTGAAGAGGGCGATGGCGCGGCCGAGGCGAGCTCGGGCGAGGTAGCAGAAGGGACAGACGGTGTCGGAGATGATTTTGATGTCGTAGTTTGCCATTTCGACTTATTGTTATTATaatcttcttgtttttgcttACGAATGGGAAAATAGGAGGTTTGAATGGTGAGAAGTTGAACGTTGTCTTGTTTGATAGAGGCGTGCAATAATGTGAGCTTGGTTGGACATGCCTACATTCTTATATGTCATTTATCCTACACATTCATCTGAACCAAAAAATTTAATCTAAACTAAACAAACAGGAGCTGAAATAAACTACCGGCTGCCTAGACGAATCCCAAGTTTCAGTTTAAACCTGGTTGCGTGTCGTCTGTGGTTTTAGTATCTAGACTTACATGGATCGGATCTTTTGCGGAAAACAACTGCCAGTAGTGGCCCTGGATTTTCCGCCGCTCGACTAACAAATGGGCCAGGCAGACAATATCCAGACCTCTTCCACGACTGGCTCTTCTAAATTTAATGCAATTCTATTATGAAGATGCCTAAAAACTCCTATTTTAATTGCCTATCTATGGTACGGGTatcattttcttctattATGCAGCCAAAGTAACTCCCAAATACGCCTGCCCTACGAGCTTTCATGCTCCTCATAGACTGCCACTCCTTAAgcgcctctctcttttcttcgccTACCACGAGTATATGGCTCACGCCTTGATTTCCGCATCTCTTCTCGGGAGCCTCGAGCTGGTCCTGGGCGGTAATAGTCTCCTCTAGATCGCACCTGGTTCTGATTGTGCCGTATTTGAGGCGCATCCTCATTTCGGCTCCGCCCTGGCGCCGGTCCGGATGGAGACTCCTCTGTTGAAACCGGATCATACTGCACCGCTCGATCCCAGTCTTCGAGCTTTGTAAATGGACTTCTAAGCCATGATCGTAGCTCATGCAAAAATACTCGCGTATTATCTCGTCCAAGAAATTCTGATAGCATGTCctcagcttggccagcgcTGCCCATGATATCCACAGTCTTCAGAATTGCAACAATATACTCCAACAAGAACTCGGCGTTGTTTGCTCTTCTCCGTGCTTGAGCTTCGTCTGGACGAGATGTAGCAGAAGTAGAAGCAGGCTCCTCAGCTgtgagaaaggaaaataccTGCAGTTCACGGCGGATCCACATGCGTGCCCGAGACACGAGATGCTCGTCGCTACAGAAGAGCCTTGGTGTCAGCTCCCGATATAGAGAGAGCCGGTTGGACCCAACATGCTTTGAGAATCTCTTATGCAGGTAAACATCACGCCGAAGGGTTTGAACTCGTTCTGCGGCATTATTATGAGCCGTAAATCTGGGGGTCCTCGCCGCTCTAGCTCTAGGACGAGGAAATGATGGTTGATGGGAGTATGTCGTAGTTGAAGATGGCTGCGGCTTCGGTTCTATGATGGTCGTTTCTCGGCGCTCAGGAGGGCCTCGTTGTACTTTGGTTACATCCCTCTTGCAAAGGGGACATAGGGGCTTATCGTAAAGCCAGTTCAATATACAAACATAGTCAAAACTATCATGCCCGCATGGCAAAAGTTCGCAGACATCGCTAACAGTGTCTAAGCAGATGACACAGCACTTGGTGGCGTTATCCGACTGTTCTCTTGCAGCCACCTCTTGCAGCGTATTCTGGAGGACCTTGCGATGTATTTCATCATTTTCATCAACCAGCCCGCTTTCCATGGGGTTAGCGCGACGATAACGAGGATGCAACGAAGATGCCGTGGTGAAgatgcaagagaagaagatgggagaagTTACGATATCGACGCTTCATTACTTAGTCTAGTGGTTGCTTGGTGGGGCAATTGACAGCCTGTAGGACTGCTCCGTACAGGGCGCTGCTTCAGTGGGGTCGGCCTGTGGCGGTGGCGGCCGTTTTTAAgtgcttcttctgcaggACGCGCTTTTCTAATGGATGACAAGCAGCGCGCTTGCGTGCGCGACTTGCAGTTCCCCACATGACGCTTTTCGACGAAGGAGGATTCAAGTATACAAAACAAatcctcttcagctctttgggtctgtttctttataaacCTGCCTCTCGTTCTTGTTTTGGCCACGTTTGAGTTCCGTTGGCGTTCTTGTAAAAGACATGTCTCTTCTGATATCCTGATTCACTGCCTTCGATTTCAATTGGCGTATACCTACCTCTGTgcatctccagcttctgaCGCTGCaatggaagagaaagcaaagaaagagtATGAAGCAAGAGCCCAGAAAGTGCGAGCTGATCTGAAGCAATGGGAGGGAGACTGGGCAAAGACTCATGGCGGGAAGAAGCCAGGCAGAGAGGACATCAAGAATAACCCGGATATAGGTAAGCTCGCATGCTAACTGCCCACTTACAATCTGCCCTCGCTAAACTCGCAAAAGCCCAGAAGTATAAAGACTATAACAAGCTTCGCGATATAATAACTGGAAAGCTGGCTCCTCTCTCAGACGCCTCCGCCCCCAAAAGCAAGCATGACAAGCGTAAAGCAGCTCACGTATCGGCGGCCGAGACTCCAATGAAGCGAGCAAAACATGCCGAGACACCTTCGAAACGACTGGCCCCGAGCGGCGACGAATATATGAATAGCCCGGCTATTTCCAGGAAGCTCTTTAGCCCTGCACCTGTGACAGCCATTGGCCCGACACCTCAGCGGGACGGGAAAGTCCTTGGGCTGTTTGATCTGTTGGTGGAAAAAGAGTTCAAGAGTCCGTTGAAGGGGGTGAAGGAGATCGGTCGCCCTGCTAGTTCCCATGCAACTCCTAGCAAGCGCAAAAGCAACTTAAGCGAAGATGCTATAGTCAAACTAGGACTTACTCCAAGCTCTGCCAGCAAACGAAAGCTGTTTTCGACaccaatgaagaagagggaaggACAGAATATGGCCGGAACGCCCACGTCCGTATCCAAGCTCCAGTTTGATACCCCTGCATTTCTAAAGAGGCATTCACTTCCAACACTAGACGAAAACACAACATTTGATGCTCCACCTCTAAGGCTGCCGCGAAAGCCTCTGGTTCGTGGCTTGAGCGAAATCGTAGCCAGTCTTCGAAAGGTCGAGGAGGAACAGCTGGATGATGACCTTGAGGCGCTGCGCGCAGTCGAGGCCGAAATGGAATCTGGTGGCCCTCCTCCGCCCATGATCAAGATACAAAAGCCGGAGCCGAAGCAAGACATTTTGGAGCCAGATAGCCAGGCTAAACAGCTGCCTTTAGGTGGATTCGACGATGAGGGGTTGTATGACAGCCCTACAGAAGATGCTGTGGATCGTGACGGACAACCAATGAGGGTGTTTAAGAAGAAGGGGCAGAAGAGAACAACACGACGAGTAAACATGCGGCCGGTTCGAACTAAGCGACCAACAAACCTGGCTGAGAAGAACGGgagtgatgaagatgaagatgaagatggtcaAGATACCATTCCAGATACCCAAGCTCATGTTGACAAATCAGATGTCGCAGGCGAGTCTGATGGCGAGTTTGAAGATGACCATGATACCCAGGATGCGAAGACTGAGAAGAAGCCCGCCAAGGAAGAAGGGGTGGTAAAGAAGGCAGCCCGCAAAGTGAACCAGCTGGCACATGCAAACTTCCAACGGCTGAAGCTGCGGAACAATGGTGCCAAAGGCGGACCAGGCTATAATAGCCGGTTCCGAAGAAAGAGATGAAGGAATAAGGGATTGGGCGGGTAATATCATTTTCGGGACAATGTGCGAGATAGGATCTACCATGGCGTGGGCTTGATGGGAAATGCATACATGGCGTTCTTCAGGATGGGACGGACATTCAATACATACACTCAAGCGGAATGGACTTGAGAGCGATATATTTTTGTGCTTGAAACAATCAGGGTTCTTA
It encodes:
- a CDS encoding uncharacterized protein (EggNog:ENOG41), with amino-acid sequence MANYDIKIISDTVCPFCYLARARLGRAIALFKKTVPGASSSTFTIRWHAFQLDRSIPQGQSTRVQDIAVERFGADRLASKRARMAQMGDQEGFGFTFSGRIGNTRDSHRMSHLGRKLGGFELEDRVQVAVMKMFFEEGGDITSYDDLVAAGEKAGIEGGVARKWLEDGSGGEDVDQEVDEIEKLGMKGVPRILIDDKFVIEGADDVTDMFEQLYKAKEEKDKGEIQVQV
- a CDS encoding uncharacterized protein (EggNog:ENOG41); the protein is MDSTLMSVHLEQIQSSCQGIDSLPFPPAKIFANAMLSNNDITSLIRDTEAHERALFSVPPPPPAAATASKFSKAAEAEAEAKPKNRRQTVFNVASGEVTTGPPTRRAPHRRTAVAAVLGGEMHEQLRRGETDRKGDLDVEVLLRGAEKLCGVYELPGARERIVALRSRYRNGKNTMAYYEAKVAEQAEQLASMNKDWMDQDQDKDKEADEPQQSGSDGWTEEDLRREEEEAKQMETKKRELQARLKSMERDIGGLRNM
- a CDS encoding uncharacterized protein (EggNog:ENOG41); its protein translation is MEEKAKKEYEARAQKVRADLKQWEGDWAKTHGGKKPGREDIKNNPDIAQKYKDYNKLRDIITGKLAPLSDASAPKSKHDKRKAAHVSAAETPMKRAKHAETPSKRLAPSGDEYMNSPAISRKLFSPAPVTAIGPTPQRDGKVLGLFDLLVEKEFKSPLKGVKEIGRPASSHATPSKRKSNLSEDAIVKLGLTPSSASKRKLFSTPMKKREGQNMAGTPTSVSKLQFDTPAFLKRHSLPTLDENTTFDAPPLRLPRKPLVRGLSEIVASLRKVEEEQLDDDLEALRAVEAEMESGGPPPPMIKIQKPEPKQDILEPDSQAKQLPLGGFDDEGLYDSPTEDAVDRDGQPMRVFKKKGQKRTTRRVNMRPVRTKRPTNLAEKNGSDEDEDEDGQDTIPDTQAHVDKSDVAGESDGEFEDDHDTQDAKTEKKPAKEEGVVKKAARKVNQLAHANFQRLKLRNNGAKGGPGYNSRFRRKR